The DNA sequence tgcaactccattctgttgGGGTGTTATTCTAACTGTCCTGTGTCTCTGTATGCCATGTTCTTTACAGTAATTGTTAAACTTATCATTACAAAATTCTAATCCATTGTCAGTCCTtagagtttttaatttttcatttgttaAATTTTCCACAAGTGTTTTCCACTGTGTAAACTTAGAAAaagcctcatttttatgttttaacagaaaaatccaaactttcctagaaaaatcatcaacaatagatAGAAAATAAACACAGCCTCCATGAGTACTTGTTTTTTCTGGTCCCCACAGATCAGAATGAACATATTCTAGTATTTTCTTAGTGTTGTGTGTGCCAGTGGAAAATTTCAGTCTATGATGTTTTCCAAGCACACAACACTCACAAAAATCAAGTTTGCATACCTTGTCTTTACCTAGTAAGTTCTGTTCACTCATTAGTTGCAGTCCTTTCTCACTTATGTGTCCTAGCCTCTTGTGCCATAGCATTGCATTTGAATCATCATTGTTGCTGTGAGCAGTAAAATTGCAAGGTACAACTGGTTGTCCTTTTAAGTAGTATAAGCCTCCATCTTTGTGTCCTTTCATGATAGTTAGGGCCCCTTTACTTATTTTCATTTGGCCAGATTCAATCTTGCTAACAATGCCTTGGTCATCTAGAACACTTAGTGAAATTAGATTCCTGGCTAGATTAGGAACATATCTAATTTCACTTAGAGTTCTGACCATTCCATCATGCATTTTAAAGCTTATAGATCCACAGCCTTGTATATCCCACCTCGGGGGAATGCCAAGAATGACTCTGCCCCCATTTGTTTTCCTGAAATCAAACATGAAAGCTTTATTATTAGTCATGTGGAAAGTGCAACCGAGTCGAGGATCCATTCATCTTTGATGGATGGTCCAACTTGGTACAACTTCACCACTTTCATATCCAGCAGTAACATTAGCATCATGCATATCAGATTTAGGTTTAGAGTTTGAGAATTTAGAATCTCCCTGTCCATGTggtttttgtttgttatttcttTTCAAGAAATAACAATCTCTTTTGAAATGCCCAGGTTTACCACAGTTGTAACAGCCATTAGTTTCATCAGAGTTTCTAGGGTTAGAACTTGATCTGCCTCTTTGAAATCCTCCATGTTTGTTTGAACCTCTGCCTTGACTTCTACCTCTATTATTCCAAGGTTTTCTTGGACCTGGTCTGCCCCTACTCAGGTTGACTTCACCATTAGAATGTCCACCTTTCTCTGTCCTCATTTCTAAGTCTTTAGATTTGAGTGCTGAAATCACCTCCTCTAGGGTTATAGAAGTCCTACCATACTTAATAGCAGTCTTGACTTCTCTATAGGATTCAGGTAGTGAATTTAGGATGATAATAGCCTGGTTTTCATCACTTAGTGCCTCATTTTCCCCAGAATTTGCAAGTTCAATATGCATCCTTAAGAATTCATCCAAATTTTGATCAAGAGATTTGGATGAACTCATTTTAAACCCAAAAATCCTTTCCTTCAAGAAAATCTTGTTGGTTAGGGATTTCTGTTGGaactgttcttccagtttcttcCAAATCTGGGCAGGGGTTTCTTCCTTGTCAATTAGTCTAATAATGGCATCTGATAAGTTAAATATCATGATACCAGTAGCAGTTTCCAAGTATTCTTCTTGTTGAATCTTGGTAGTCCCTTCTGGCCATTCAATAGGATCATTAAGCACTCTCAACAGTTTCTGTTGAGCCAAGAGTGACTTAATTTTCCTTCTCCAAATCCTATAATCACCAGAACCATCAAATTTGTCAATGTCAACCTTTAAATTGCTCATAATTAATGAAGTTAAGTAAAATCAAATGAAATAGATAATAATAGGCAATTCAGTTATAATGATTATTAGAAAATGTCCCAGAAATCCTTTGTTAAAGATTTCAGATTGGTTTTGTTGAGTTCTTGAATTTCTTGTTTGTGTTTCTTGATTTCTTGCTTGAGTTTTCCTCCTTCTTGATAAGTTTGATTGTTGATCTTTCTAGCTTTAaccaagctctgataccattgtaggaaatttaagatataaatttacTATCTTGACCCTACaccaacaaaacaaacaaatcaGAATTTAAGGTCAATTTCGACCTTTCCCTGTTCACTTTGACTTTTCAAAGTTAACCCCAAAACGACCCCGTTTTGTCTTTGAACAAAACCTAGGAATGGATCGAGAACCTTCTCATTTCCTTCCTTTCTCTCTGAAATGCtagaaaccctagcagagagaTTCTCAAAGAGAAACTCGAAGCCAAACCCTAGAAACCCAGAaatcccaaacacaaacccaGAAAAAGATCAGATCTACAATGATCTGATCTTTACACCCATACACACACAAAAACCAGAGAGATTTAAGTTAGAAAACACCAAATTTTTCCCGAAGTTCACCAACGAGTTGGCTACGTCTCCGTTTGAGCTGCTCCTCAAATTTGAGAGCTCGATTCCACTATCAAGATGGTTCAAACatacaacaatgaagattccaaGTCACAGGTAACTTTTTGACTGGTAATCTTATGTTTAATACAAGTGTTTATGTGTTTATTCTGTGTttaatccctctctctctctagatctAACCCTCTGTTGTTTTCTTTGCATGTACGAGCTTCAATCTCTGGTTCTTCAAGCTTCAAAGTTCTGGATCTTGAAGAACACCCTCAACCACACTTTTTCATCTGGTTGTTTGCTTGAGGTATATTTATAGATCTAgggtttgtattttaatttctgCATGTGTTTAATTTGGTTAGTTACTGAAATTAGTTAGGTGTGGATTTTCCTAATCCATTCTAACTAATTTCAGTTAGGGAAATAGAGGCCGAAGGCCAACTTAGGGATTTTGTATGTATTTCTTTTTCTGTCCTTTGTATCAAGTTGTATTTAGTCTTAATATCAGTGTAAGTGGAGGTTTATTTTTAACATTCTCTATTTATAACATTAATATCATCATGTGATTTTGAGAAATGACAATTAGAAAAACTAAATTGATgacataaaaataaagaaatagaaaatgAAGAGAGAAAAGTGATACGAGGACAATGATAAAAGAAGTAACGTAAgaaagttcaaaaaaaaaatgaaaactacaAATTATTCTcagaacaatttttttttctttttggtagAAATAAAAGTAGATTTTCAATTACAATACCAAACAGCCTTGAATTGCTAAGAAGGCCCAGTCTCTGATTAAATTTGGTACACAAATACTGCATCAAacactttttttgttttttgaaccGAGTTATTTATGATTTTCGATTATAAGATTCAAAAactaggaatatatatatatttatttctttcaaatgaAAGTAGGGAAATATTTATTAATGAATAAGAGACATGACTATTTGACTTGTGGTATAGTAATACAATAAGGACATGAGAAAAcatttcatatataaaaagaatcCTACATGACCCAAAATCTCAGAAGAGTTGAATAAAACTTAGTCTAGATTAAAGTGATGATTTTGATTAATAATTTACTAATCTCCCTTCTGTCCATTATGTTGATATATATGGTACAATAAGATGTTGAAGACTTTTCCTAGCTAGCTGTGTCATTGCGtgttgattaaaaaaatatataaaataacaaaatatgtatGCATTTGTTTCATGCTTCGATCTTGATAAGGACATTTGATATAAAAAATTGCATGATTAACAAGTTGAACAATTTCATGGCTCAGGTATCTCAAAAATGTTTAGGTAACTCAAAGTTGGTCAAACACAAATTCATAAATACTAAAGACTTAAACCACTTTAAAAGTTGTATGGATAGTCCAAGTTCTCCTAAAGGGGTAttaaaaagaattattttatcaTGTGGTCGGACACTATGTgaaatttaatacatattattACAATTTACAAGTAATAGACTCACAAGAGTGAAGTAGATTCCACAAAAATTGTAATTAAGTACTAGACGATTAAATTGTTAGACCTATCttgtaacaaaaaaaaagaatttattaagatttaaaattaaattaaaacaaatcaATAAAATAATGGGCAAATAACAATGATAAGTTTAAGTAATTAATGTCAATTGTATTAACTTTTTATGGTCTAATATAATTTAACTCCTATTTCAATTTCATGTGATAGCTAGTGAATGAACTAATTCAATTTATATTCTTATTAAGATATATAGAATCTAAATTATATGACAAACTCCTACACTTATGTGGTaaattacacatataatttgaattaaacaaaaaaaatcttaattgcTACATAGACTATATTTACTTTCGTTCAATATCAAAATCTCTGTGTAATTCAGTATGGCCTTATCATCTCACTTTTCAAATTTTGCATAAAaatcataaacaaataaaaagtgATCAAACAATTATAAGCATTAAACACAAATGAAATGCACAtaagaaattgaagaaaaaaaaaactagaattTAAAGCGAAATACTTAGTGGAATCaacaaaattgtattttttagcaAAAAGTTTTTATAACTTCTTATGtgaataatttgattatagtaGTATTTAAAGCGAGATTATTACTTGTAGATAGGAGAAAACTCTTTAAGAGAGACTAacaatcttttattttatttgtaacaTTTAAGTAAATCTGTCTTTTGTAGTTTTGTAGACGTTGATTTTTGtaacattaaaattttcaactttaataataaaaataaaagttgtacaatttttatttgagaaatgctaaaaagcATCAGTAGTGTCAAACACCCTCCTACGTGTCAATATTGCTATTGGTCTAATTAAGTTtcgggtcccatatagtttaatataataacttttagggagTATTCCTAGTCAATCGCAAGACGACATGTCttaaaggtgctaggcaccactggtgcccaataacaatgctcttttTATTTTCACCAAGATGAAAATGTTTAATCTGCCCAGACAACTGAGCTACTAAGGTCAATCAGTGCTCATTACTTCATGCATTTATTGATATTTTGTGGGGAAATGCTAAGGGGCACATATGCCAAACCTAATTGGCCAAAGCTTGTGCCAAGCAAAATCCAAGCTTGGAATTTTATTGATTGCTCTTGAGAAATTTTTTGATTAAAACTGTACCAACACAAATCAAACCAAGCGACACACTTGTTGTAGTTGTTGTCTCTGCTTCCACACTAACCGGGAATTCCCAATACAAACATTTGAGAATGGTTACCTGGATCACAATTTAGAAAGCAAATTTTGGGATTTTGTACCAATAAATATTACTTTCCTACATATGAGAATTTTCTGCAATGACTTTTTCTGTCACCACAACCACAAACTAATACAAGTCTCTATATATAAAGCTACCCCAAAACATGTAAGGTGTCCATAGCCTTTATTAAAACCAATCTGCCACCAATTATATATTGCAGTTGCCACTGTTGCTCTATACCTATATTTCCGTGTTGTTTCAtgctataaatatacatatatagatatatagtttGATTAATCCTCTGTTGATTGTCAATTGTACGTTATGTCATGTTGTGAAATGAATATAGCaatgaattaatatatacaacAGGGCATGCATGAATGGCAGTGGCAGAGGCAGAGGCACTTGAAATTAATTACAtaaaaagtcaaaaaaaaaaagagcgtTTATGTCACAAACATAGAAGAATCTATCTTCAAAATGAACTCGAAGTTTGTGAATTTAACGTAACAGTTCATTTGAAGGTGTGGCGTTAGATGTAAAAAGCTAATGCGCACTTTCTGAAGATGGTCTGAGCAGTGGTAGGAAATAAGGATGCCTGAAAAGTTTCTTGTTAAATAAGTTACATAATAACTTGTTTGAATGGTACAAAACACAAGAAAGAGCATGCTCAAAGAAAATGCCTACCATGTGATCATTTACTCTTTTTATGTTTGAAACTTCAATTTGGATTGAAAGTTGTTTAACATCAACGTCTATGTCACATTCCAAGGCAACCTGCAAAAACGAGTTCCAAATGCTTTTCAAACTATTGATTAATTGTTAATGTTCATGAAAACACATCCATATCAGATCACAAAACAAACCTTAATCTTTAAAAGGGTTACATGAAATGCCAACAAGTGAGTCTTAACATCTCCCATTATTTTCATCTGAATCATGTTTTTCTTAGAATCTTCTTGCATTGAAGCCACATCAAAAATATGGCTGACATTCACAGATTGAAACAAAATCCTTGTTGGAACAGTCATGTTATAGCTGTGAGCAGGTTGTAGAAACCCCGGGACCCGAATTGTCCCAATAGACAATCCTTCATGATAGACATGAAGTCGAGAAGGACTATATCTAATCCCAACTTTGTTAGGATTTTGAGCACTTAGAGTCAAAGTAATGACAGAGGAAATGAAAAGAGTTGAACCCAAATGAGGATTCAACTCATATAAATCAAGCTTTACTGATTGGAGGCTAAAAATAGGGCTTTTAGGCTTTATGACAAAGGCAATGATCAATGCAGCTATTCCTATTAGTAAAAGTACaaagaaaatgaaaaggaaaagaaaaagacagGATCTCTTGAAAGAATGTTCGTGACAGAATTTTCCATGACAGAAATATTTTGGTTTTTCTGATTGAACATCCATGAGTGGAGATGTTCATTTTTTTTGAGTTCAAGATTGAATAGGATTAGAGTAATGTGATTTAACTgtgataatttaaataatactttGTTTGTAAAGGAAGGAGGAATTTGATGTTTTCCTTTGGACTAAAGCGTTTGTGTTAGTTATATTCTTTGATACCAAAACTTCCAAAATGACTTGCAAAAGAGAAAATTTGTGTGTAAAAGAATCACTTTAAAGAGAAAGCTCAAAGTGAATTTAATTCTATATTATAAAAACATGCACACTTTGTTCTGAAATGTATgcagaaacaaaaattttatatatgaatCCATCGAAGCAAAAGGAACAAACTCTGTTTCTCTTTCTTAAGTTCTAAAACTCAAGTAtcttatttacatatatatatcgaCTAGAGAGTGGAGAGACTAGAGAAACTTTATGGCTTCAAAAGGTTATGAAATGCTGAATCATCgattaacaacaacaacaacaacaaaaagagTGACCGCAGTGGAGAttatttactattattatttttagtttgaatttggagtaaaaattattaactgaaagtaaaataattatattcattactattattatttaaaaaaaaaaaaaaaaaaaaaacccacaaTTAACTAGTAACAAATTACTATTCGTGGAGGTGGAGTTAAAGAATATTtatgcagtttttttttttgctggaaaaatttagaacctaaactttaataattaaattatataattttgacaagaaaacaaattagaatttaaaatcAAAAACATAATGAACAAAAAATCCTCAAAAGTAAAACTCAAAGAGTTGGACAATTCTCACACACGAGATGACTTATAGCATCACTAAGGAGGAGACTAAATTTAGTGTcacattattattaaatttagtaTCAAAATCTATTTTCACTCTAACCACAACaccaaaaattatacaaaaaaaaatattcattattattatattaattttttaataaaataaaaaaattatggtaTTCACATTTCAATTTacacataataaattaaaagataattttaCCATACACCCATCCAAATAAAAGAGTCACATGTGTAATAGatagtttgaattttatttcatCGTGCTAaatcttttaaaaattttcaaaattttgcaaggagtcttaaataactataatgtacacgaccataaaacaaaatagattaaaattctacaatgcattaGGGGTCCACCGATGCACTCCTTATCTATTTCAGCATATGAGAGGATTTTTTAGCCTAATTTTTTTCATGGTCGTCTACGTTTTAGTTATTTAGGACATTCTATAAAATTTtgacaaattaaaaaaacttaacacgccgaaaatagGGTTCAAACAGTACTTTATTTcacacatataaaataaaaaagttttgCGTGCAAACCCTATTTTCGacatgttaaatatttttgaatttttcaaacttttgtACAATATCTTAAATAGATATAACATAGACAACCATA is a window from the Cannabis sativa cultivar Pink pepper isolate KNU-18-1 chromosome 1, ASM2916894v1, whole genome shotgun sequence genome containing:
- the LOC115707187 gene encoding NDR1/HIN1-like protein 10 — its product is MDVQSEKPKYFCHGKFCHEHSFKRSCLFLFLFIFFVLLLIGIAALIIAFVIKPKSPIFSLQSVKLDLYELNPHLGSTLFISSVITLTLSAQNPNKVGIRYSPSRLHVYHEGLSIGTIRVPGFLQPAHSYNMTVPTRILFQSVNVSHIFDVASMQEDSKKNMIQMKIMGDVKTHLLAFHVTLLKIKVALECDIDVDVKQLSIQIEVSNIKRVNDHMASLFPTTAQTIFRKCALAFYI